In Lotus japonicus ecotype B-129 chromosome 5, LjGifu_v1.2, one genomic interval encodes:
- the LOC130718308 gene encoding pentatricopeptide repeat-containing protein At2g16880, producing the protein MMMNQEEQLVETIAKILHSNKNPSNSLKRFIPHLTLHLAVSILSWEPLHSRPTALLSFFKWLQTHAPPSLSASPYLLLTLLPPLLRHHKFSDAKSLLHNFISSDRRHSLHNLLLHPNRTLPTIPISLLDTSLAAYVHARKPHLAFQIFTKMKRYRFRPNLLTCNTLLNALVRSSSSQSIQLSTQVFNDAIMLGVKPNTNTFNILIFGYCSVSKFDQAFELMNKMGEFECSPDHVTYNTLLDALCKRSQLDKVRELLHEMKDSGLVPNKNTYNILVHGYCRLKWLKEAAEVIELMTRSGMLPDIWTYNTMMRGLCDEGKIDEAIRLRDEMESLKLVPDVVTYNTLIDGCFECRGSAEAFKLVEEMKLRGVKPNVVTYNIMVKWYCKEGKTDEASKVMAKMVESGVSPNCFTYNTIINGYCKLGKLGEAFRMMEDMGRKGMKADTFTLNTILHILCMEKKLKDAYELIKSAWKRGYILDEVTYGTLIMGYFKDDQEDKALKLWDEMKQKGIVPSVVTYNTIIRGFCLSGKTDQAVDKLNELLEKGLLPDEATSNIIIHGYCWEGLVEKAFQFHNKMIEKSFKPDIFTCNILLRGLCKHGMLEKALKLFDTWISTGKPIDVVTYNTLISFLCKEGRLEDASDLVTEMEGKNLEPDQYTYNAIISGLTKAGRTEEAEKLVSKLVEIGQDVKTQDSFGSGDMTRSEQISNLCTQGKYKDAMKLFQDTEQKGVSLSKYTYIKLMDGLLKRRKSISNVDRSD; encoded by the coding sequence TCTCCATCCTCTCATGGGAGCCACTCCATTCTCGCCCCACCgctctcctctccttcttcaaatGGCTCCAAACCCACGCTCCTCCCTCCCTCTCCGCCTCCCCTTACCTCCTCCTCACCCTCCTCCCTCCCCTCCTCCGCCACCACAAATTCTCCGACGCCAAGTCCCTCCTCCACAACTTCATCTCCTCCGACCGCCGCCACTCCCTCCAtaacctcctcctccaccccaACCGGACCCTTCCCACCATCCCAATATCACTCCTCGATACCTCCCTCGCTGCCTATGTTCATGCCCGGAAGCCTCACCTTGCTTTCCAGATCTTCACCAAGATGAAACGATACCGTTTCCGACCCAACTTGCTCACCTGCAATACGCTTCTCAATGCCCTTGTAAGATCCTCTTCCTCTCAATCCATTCAGCTCTCCACACAGGTGTTTAACGATGCCATTATGCTCGGGGTTAAGCCCAATACAAACACTTTCAATATTTTGATATTTGGGTATTGTTCTGTTAGCAAGTTTGATCAAGCATTTGAGTTGATGAATAAGATGGGGGAGTTTGAGTGTTCCCCTGATCATGTCACCTATAACACTTTACTGGATGCGTTATGCAAGAGGAGTCAGTTGGACAAGGTGAGGGAGTTGCTGCATGAGATGAAGGATAGCGGGTTGGTTCCGAATAAGAACACGTATAATATATTGGTTCATGGGTATTGCAGGTTGAAATGGCTTAAAGAAGCTGCTGAGGTTATTGAGTTGATGACAAGGAGTGGTATGTTGCCTGATATTTGGACTTATAATACAATGATGAGGGGTTTGTGTGACGAAGGGAAGATTGATGAGGCAATTAGGCTTAGAGATGAGATGGAGAGTTTGAAATTGGTTCCGGATGTTGTTACTTATAATACCTTGATTGATGGGTGTTTTGAGTGTCGGGGCAGTGCTGAGGCGTTTAAGTTAGTTGAGGAGATGAAGTTGAGGGGGGTCAAGCCGAATGTGGTGACTTACAATATAATGGTTAAGTGGTATTGCAAGGAAGGTAAGACTGATGAAGCGAGCAAAGTCATGGCGAAGATGGTGGAGAGTGGGGTTTCTCCTAACTGCTTTACTTATAATACTATCATTAATGGTTATTGTAAACTGGGAAAGCTTGGGGAGGCGTTTAGGATGATGGAGGATATGGGAAGGAAGGGAATGAAAGCAGATACTTTCACTCTTAATACCATATTACACATCTTGTGCATGGAGAAGAAGCTTAAAGATGCATATGAGTTAATTAAAAGTGCCTGGAAGCGAGgttatattcttgatgaggtAACCTATGGAACACTAATAATGGGGTACTTTAAGGATGACCAAGAAGACAAAGCTTTGAAGCTCTGGGATGAGATGAAGCAGAAAGGAATTGTTCCTAGTGTTGTCACTTATAACACTATAATAAGAGGGTTTTGCCTGTCTGGAAAAACTGATCAAGCTGTAGATAAATTAAATGAGCTTCTAGAGAAGGGTTTGCTCCCTGATGAAGCTACATCTAACATAATTATTCATGGTTACTGCTGGGAGGGATTGGTAGAAAAAGCATTTCAGTTCCATAACAAAATGATAGAGAAGTCATTCAAACCAGATATCTTCACATGTAACATTCTTCTTCGAGGACTTTGCAAACATGGCATGCTGGAGAAAGCTCTTAAACTTTTTGACACATGGATCTCTACAGGGAAGCCCATTGACGTAGTTACATACAACACATTGATATCGTTCCTTTGCAAAGAAGGGAGACTTGAAGATGCATCTGATCTCGTGACTGAAATGGAGGGGAAAAATTTGGAGCCTGACCAGTATACTTATAATGCCATCATCAGCGGGCTTACTAAAGCTGGTAGAACTGAGGAAGCAGAAAAATTGGTGTCAAAACTCGTTGAGATAGGGCAAGATGTGAAAACCCAGGACTCTTTTGGTTCAGGTGATATGACACGTTCAGAGCAAATAAGTAATTTGTGTACTCAGGGGAAGTACAAGGATGCGATGAAACTATTTCAAGATACAGAGCAGAAAGGAGTTAGCCTaagtaaatacacatatatcaAACTGATGGATGGGCTCTTGAAGAGGCGAAAAAGCATATCGAATGTTGACCGATCTGATTGA